A genomic window from Polyangium spumosum includes:
- a CDS encoding LysR family transcriptional regulator gives MDWDDVRHFLALARSGSIRAAGASLGVSHSTVARRVDGLEARLAARLFDRSRDGYTLTEAGLQMLASAERIEHEMAALERGLVGQDERLCGEVALTCCDNYLADVLLRELTRFCRAYPEVELSFTVDSRPFDLSKREADVAIRALSRGAQPPEHLIGIKLAPVTIASYVATVHAERLAPELDGTEPRWISFDDRKMQEVLIADSSYPHVPAWGAFSTFELVVRAACEGLGLVMLPTYVGDREPALRRLARPDLRHMADLWLLSHPDLRDNARFRATRACIADAMRRHAGLFTGEGWCTDAPGRPEIASDGPARPS, from the coding sequence ATGGACTGGGACGACGTCCGGCACTTCCTCGCGCTCGCTCGCTCGGGCTCGATCCGGGCCGCGGGCGCCTCGCTGGGGGTGAGCCACTCGACGGTGGCGCGGCGGGTCGATGGCCTCGAGGCGCGGCTCGCCGCGCGGCTGTTCGACCGGAGCCGGGACGGCTACACGCTGACCGAGGCCGGCCTCCAGATGCTCGCCAGCGCCGAGCGGATCGAGCACGAGATGGCGGCGCTCGAGCGCGGCCTGGTCGGGCAGGACGAGCGCCTCTGCGGCGAGGTGGCGCTGACCTGCTGCGACAACTACCTCGCCGATGTCCTGCTTCGCGAGCTGACCCGGTTCTGTCGCGCCTATCCCGAGGTCGAGCTGAGCTTCACCGTCGACAGCCGCCCCTTCGATCTGTCCAAGCGAGAGGCAGACGTCGCCATCCGCGCCCTGAGCCGCGGCGCACAGCCGCCCGAGCACCTGATCGGGATCAAGCTCGCGCCTGTGACCATCGCGAGTTACGTCGCGACCGTCCACGCCGAGCGCCTCGCCCCGGAGCTCGACGGCACCGAGCCGCGGTGGATCTCGTTCGACGATCGTAAAATGCAGGAGGTCCTGATCGCCGACTCGAGCTACCCGCACGTCCCGGCCTGGGGCGCCTTCTCGACATTCGAGCTCGTGGTCCGGGCCGCCTGCGAGGGCCTCGGGCTCGTGATGTTGCCAACCTACGTCGGCGACCGCGAGCCCGCGCTGCGCCGTCTGGCGCGGCCCGATCTCCGCCACATGGCCGACCTCTGGCTCCTCAGCCACCCCGATCTGCGTGACAACGCGCGGTTCCGCGCGACGCGCGCATGCATCGCCGACGCCATGCGACGCCACGCCGGGCTTTTCACAGGCGAGGGGTGGTGCACGGATGCACCCGGCCGTCCCGAAATCGCATCGGACGGCCCGGCTCGGCCTTCGTAA
- a CDS encoding TPM domain-containing protein, translating to MIRAFTFLVLAAWLTFVGLARGQTAAAPIPPAPTRHVTDTVGLLSPDARARLDARLTQYERQTGHQVVVWIGDTIGGADLADWAVRTFEAWGVGREGQDDGIVVFVLAKDKKIDIEVGYGLEGQVPDAIASRVIREVMAPRLRAGDPDGAITGGVNALLQAIEGKPFTPGPGETAEPQPRTRDFIWIGVLVVAFLVLFAVNPSLALTLLWVITRGRGGGGGDGGGFSGGGGRSGGGGARGGW from the coding sequence ATGATTCGAGCGTTCACGTTCCTCGTCCTCGCCGCGTGGCTGACGTTCGTCGGGCTCGCGCGTGGCCAGACGGCCGCCGCGCCCATTCCCCCGGCGCCGACCCGTCACGTCACGGATACGGTGGGGCTGCTCTCGCCGGACGCGCGAGCCCGGCTCGACGCGCGCCTCACGCAATACGAGCGGCAGACCGGGCACCAGGTCGTGGTGTGGATCGGGGACACGATCGGAGGGGCGGATCTCGCGGACTGGGCCGTGCGGACGTTCGAGGCGTGGGGGGTCGGGCGGGAGGGGCAGGACGACGGGATCGTGGTGTTCGTCCTGGCAAAGGACAAAAAGATCGACATCGAAGTGGGTTATGGCCTGGAGGGCCAGGTGCCGGACGCGATCGCCTCGCGGGTCATCCGGGAGGTGATGGCGCCGCGGCTACGAGCGGGGGATCCGGACGGCGCCATCACCGGGGGCGTGAATGCGCTCTTGCAGGCGATCGAGGGGAAACCCTTCACGCCCGGGCCCGGGGAGACGGCCGAGCCCCAGCCGAGGACGCGTGATTTCATCTGGATCGGCGTGCTCGTGGTCGCCTTTCTGGTGCTGTTCGCCGTGAATCCGTCGCTCGCGCTCACGCTGCTGTGGGTCATCACGCGAGGTCGCGGCGGGGGCGGCGGGGACGGCGGCGGCTTTTCGGGCGGCGGGGGCCGCTCGGGCGGCGGCGGGGCGCGCGGGGGGTGGTGA
- a CDS encoding benzoate-CoA ligase family protein has translation MERPFEIPEDLNMADWFLRARLREGHGDRVAILAGDRRLTYADVDHLASRFGHVLRGLGVHPEERVIVALPDIPEFAGAFFGTLAIGGVVVMVNCHLKPDEIAYFYDYTRAAVAVVHADHLAAFVEATKGARHLRRILVVGGGETTEPHASFEALAEAAPDTIDLFPSHRDDAAIWIFSGGTTGRPKAAVQTHASFVNTTELFGKRVLGYGPGDRTLSVPKLYFGYATGCNLLFPFSVGGSTILFPERCTADALFEQIEKHRPTILINVPTMINHMVSHPDAAAQDLSCVRVSTSAGEALPVELYDRWKKTFGVELCDGLGTAEMWHIFLTNRPGDVRPGTLGKVVPGFEVKICDDDGREVPDGEVGWLWVRGRSRAIAYWQQMEKTMRVFRGEWYVSGDMLRKDADGYFVYCGRGDDMLKVGGKWLAPAEVENCLLRHPAVAECAVVGVPDENGLIKPHAYVLARETRPGLDAELKTFVREKLEPYKAPRELFLVDELPRTHLGKIDRGKLRRS, from the coding sequence ATGGAGCGACCCTTCGAGATCCCCGAAGACCTCAACATGGCCGACTGGTTCCTCCGCGCGCGCCTGCGCGAGGGCCACGGTGATCGTGTTGCCATCCTCGCGGGCGATCGGCGCCTCACCTACGCCGACGTCGATCACCTCGCTTCTCGTTTCGGCCACGTCCTCCGGGGTCTCGGCGTTCATCCCGAAGAGCGCGTCATCGTCGCCCTGCCCGACATCCCCGAGTTCGCGGGCGCCTTCTTCGGCACCCTCGCCATCGGCGGCGTCGTCGTCATGGTGAATTGCCACCTCAAGCCCGACGAGATCGCCTACTTCTACGATTACACGCGCGCCGCCGTGGCGGTCGTCCACGCCGATCACCTCGCCGCGTTCGTCGAGGCCACGAAGGGCGCGCGGCACCTCCGCCGCATCCTCGTCGTCGGCGGCGGAGAGACCACCGAGCCGCATGCCTCGTTCGAGGCCCTCGCCGAGGCCGCGCCCGATACCATCGACCTCTTCCCCAGCCACCGCGACGACGCCGCGATATGGATCTTCTCGGGCGGCACCACCGGCCGGCCCAAGGCGGCCGTGCAGACGCACGCCTCGTTCGTCAACACGACCGAGCTCTTCGGCAAGCGCGTCCTCGGTTATGGCCCGGGTGATCGCACCCTCTCCGTCCCGAAGCTTTATTTTGGTTATGCCACCGGCTGCAACCTGCTCTTCCCGTTCTCCGTCGGCGGCAGCACCATTCTCTTCCCCGAGCGTTGCACGGCCGACGCCCTCTTCGAGCAGATCGAGAAGCACCGCCCGACCATCCTGATCAACGTCCCCACGATGATCAACCACATGGTCTCGCACCCCGACGCGGCCGCCCAGGATCTCTCCTGCGTGCGTGTCTCCACCTCCGCGGGCGAGGCCCTGCCCGTCGAGCTCTACGACCGCTGGAAGAAGACCTTCGGCGTCGAGCTCTGCGACGGCCTCGGCACCGCCGAGATGTGGCACATTTTCCTGACGAACCGCCCCGGCGACGTTCGTCCGGGCACGCTCGGCAAGGTCGTCCCCGGGTTCGAGGTCAAGATCTGCGACGACGACGGCCGCGAGGTGCCCGACGGCGAGGTCGGCTGGCTCTGGGTCCGCGGGCGATCCCGCGCCATTGCTTACTGGCAGCAGATGGAAAAGACGATGCGCGTCTTCCGCGGCGAGTGGTACGTCTCCGGCGACATGCTGCGCAAGGACGCGGACGGCTATTTCGTTTATTGCGGCCGCGGGGACGACATGCTCAAGGTCGGCGGCAAATGGCTCGCCCCCGCCGAGGTGGAGAACTGCCTGCTCCGCCATCCGGCCGTCGCGGAGTGCGCGGTCGTCGGCGTACCCGACGAGAATGGTTTGATCAAGCCCCACGCCTACGTCCTCGCCCGGGAGACGCGGCCGGGGCTCGACGCGGAGCTCAAGACGTTCGTGAGGGAAAAACTCGAACCTTACAAGGCCCCGCGCGAGCTCTTCCTCGTCGACGAGCTGCCCCGCACCCACCTCGGCAAGATCGATCGCGGCAAGCTCCGGCGCTCCTGA
- a CDS encoding class I SAM-dependent methyltransferase → MTATTRTNATFWNKAADGYARKPVANPDAFERKIAITRSLMQPDHVVLDIGCGTGSLALRLASSCAHVHGLDLSSEMIRIANGKAAAQRAENVTFHTGPFDEGFTALEEGSLDGICAYSLLHLVEDRDAALARIHHLLRPGGLFVSSTVCLGDTWVPYAPLLRVMRWLGKAPTVKIVSRKTLVREVERAGFVDVTGPDVGAEKIVAFLVAKKPR, encoded by the coding sequence ATGACCGCAACCACCCGGACGAACGCCACCTTCTGGAACAAGGCCGCCGACGGCTACGCGCGCAAGCCCGTCGCCAACCCCGACGCCTTCGAGCGCAAGATCGCGATCACCAGGTCGCTCATGCAGCCCGACCACGTCGTGCTCGACATCGGCTGCGGGACCGGATCGCTGGCCTTGCGCCTCGCGTCGAGCTGCGCCCACGTCCACGGGCTCGACCTCTCGAGCGAGATGATCCGCATCGCCAACGGCAAGGCCGCCGCCCAGCGTGCCGAGAACGTGACGTTTCACACCGGCCCCTTCGACGAGGGCTTCACGGCGCTCGAGGAAGGGAGCCTCGACGGCATCTGTGCCTACAGCCTGCTCCACCTCGTGGAGGATCGTGACGCCGCGCTGGCCCGGATCCATCACCTGCTCCGGCCCGGTGGGCTCTTCGTCTCGTCCACCGTTTGCCTCGGCGACACCTGGGTGCCTTATGCCCCGCTGCTCCGCGTCATGCGCTGGCTCGGCAAGGCGCCGACGGTGAAGATCGTCTCCCGAAAGACCCTCGTGCGGGAGGTCGAGCGGGCCGGCTTCGTCGACGTGACCGGTCCCGACGTCGGCGCCGAGAAGATCGTCGCGTTCCTCGTCGCCAAGAAGCCGCGGTGA
- a CDS encoding Uma2 family endonuclease, translating to MSSAARETKPATYADLEALPPGVKGEIIEGVLYTQPRPRGGHARVSSSLGHDIFGPFDRGIGGPGGWWILIEPGIELPNSPEVAPDIAGWRRERLPEVPAEGPITVVPDWVCEILSPSNRKYDLRIKFPFYAKVGVAYLWVVDPPERTVQVKKLINGHFTDIAVFADDELLRAEPFDAVEIALAPLWFRGP from the coding sequence ATGAGCAGCGCCGCCCGCGAGACGAAGCCCGCCACGTACGCCGACCTGGAGGCGCTCCCGCCCGGCGTGAAGGGCGAGATCATCGAGGGGGTCCTCTACACGCAGCCCCGCCCGCGCGGCGGGCACGCCAGGGTCTCGTCGTCGCTCGGCCATGACATCTTCGGTCCCTTCGACAGGGGCATCGGCGGTCCTGGCGGCTGGTGGATCCTCATCGAGCCGGGGATCGAACTCCCGAACAGCCCCGAGGTCGCGCCGGACATCGCCGGCTGGCGCCGCGAGCGTTTGCCCGAGGTGCCAGCGGAGGGGCCCATCACGGTCGTACCCGATTGGGTCTGCGAGATCCTCTCGCCCTCGAATCGCAAATACGATCTCCGCATCAAGTTCCCATTTTATGCCAAGGTCGGCGTCGCCTACCTCTGGGTCGTCGACCCGCCCGAGCGGACGGTCCAGGTGAAGAAACTCATCAACGGCCATTTCACCGACATCGCCGTCTTCGCCGACGACGAGCTCCTCCGCGCCGAACCCTTCGACGCCGTCGAGATCGCCCTCGCGCCCCTCTGGTTTCGCGGCCCGTAG
- a CDS encoding metallophosphoesterase, giving the protein MHFTAAGRGLHYSAARGVVESALRVLFRGDWPARAWGRLPVASSVRVVHRRIPLPTPRPSPLRIAFASDLHLGPTTSAKTLDEAFRLLAVARPDVLVLGGDYVFLDATPARARELEARVRDVPARLKVAVLGNHDLWTRHSLLEDALTRAGAVVLVNAAARLDDLAVVGLDDPWTGVPDGERAFAAAEGAALTIAVCHAPGGFRHARGRGALLYLCGHTHGGQVALPGGVPLVVPGGRLARRFPHGVHQVDGTTLFVSRGLGGVEIPLRAFAPPDIGLFDLG; this is encoded by the coding sequence ATGCACTTCACCGCCGCCGGCCGCGGCCTCCATTATTCTGCCGCGCGTGGCGTCGTGGAATCGGCGCTCCGGGTCCTCTTCCGCGGCGATTGGCCCGCCCGCGCCTGGGGACGCTTGCCCGTCGCCTCCTCCGTGCGCGTCGTCCACCGGCGTATCCCGCTCCCGACGCCGCGACCTTCACCTCTGCGTATTGCCTTCGCCTCCGACCTCCACCTCGGCCCCACCACGTCGGCGAAGACCCTCGACGAGGCCTTCCGCCTGCTCGCCGTGGCTCGGCCCGACGTCCTCGTCCTCGGCGGCGATTACGTCTTCCTCGACGCCACCCCGGCGCGCGCGCGTGAGCTCGAGGCCCGCGTCAGGGACGTGCCCGCCCGCCTCAAGGTCGCCGTCCTCGGCAACCACGACCTCTGGACCCGCCATTCCCTCCTCGAAGACGCGCTCACCCGCGCCGGCGCCGTGGTGCTCGTCAATGCCGCCGCCCGCCTCGACGACCTCGCCGTCGTTGGCCTCGACGACCCCTGGACCGGCGTCCCCGACGGCGAGCGCGCTTTTGCCGCGGCCGAGGGCGCGGCGCTCACCATCGCCGTTTGCCATGCCCCGGGTGGCTTCCGTCATGCGCGTGGCCGCGGCGCCTTGCTTTATCTTTGCGGCCACACCCACGGCGGCCAGGTCGCGCTGCCCGGCGGCGTCCCCCTCGTCGTCCCCGGCGGCCGCCTCGCGCGCCGCTTTCCGCACGGCGTTCACCAGGTCGACGGCACGACCCTCTTCGTCTCCCGCGGCCTCGGCGGCGTCGAGATCCCCCTCCGCGCCTTCGCGCCTCCCGACATCGGCCTCTTCGACCTCGGCTGA